ACTACTGAATCAGGTAATCGTCAAAATGCTTTTCCTGTTGAAGCTCAGCCAGAGCTAATAGAAAACTATTCAGGCTATATACAGGAAGCTGAAAAAGCCAATGGTCGCTGGGCAATGATTGGATTCATAGCCTTATTAGGCTCATACATTTCAACAGGTCAAGCGATTCCTGGAATTTTCTAACAATAACTAGCATTCCAACTTAGCTAAGTATGCAACACTCGCTTAGCCATGATTATTTTTTGAGTTAAGTAGAATTTGCTGATTTTATCCAGATCATTTAGAATGTTTAATAGTGATATCTACCAATTATAGTCGAATCAAAAAGCAATAGGTATAAGCTCTCTTGAGTCAATAAACAAGTCCTCCTATAAAGCTATCACTAAGCAAGGAGGGCTATGCAGTTAGTATCACCTTTCACCATCCTTAACTGTGCGACAAGCGACCTCTGGAGAATGCATGATTTTAACTACCGTTTGCCCATACCTGAACAAACTAAATGTATTGACTGGAAAAACGAATGCCTGAGGAATCCAAGCAAAGCCAATTGCAAAATATATGAAGTGTAAACAAGATTCTTGATAGATATCTGCAGGTGCAGGATCAGCATACAGAACCTCGCCATACTTCCTCATAAAAGCAACTAATCACAGGTATACCTATTTATATCAGGGGCAAAGTGTTCGTTGGTTTACTATTTTGTGAGTTTTCCTTTTTCAAACTTTTTATATGCTAAATAAAGAAAGATAATAAATATAAGAGCAAACGCATATTGATTAATAAA
This DNA window, taken from Prochlorococcus sp. MIT 0603, encodes the following:
- a CDS encoding high light inducible protein yields the protein MNSSPYVTTESGNRQNAFPVEAQPELIENYSGYIQEAEKANGRWAMIGFIALLGSYISTGQAIPGIF